Part of the Thermus islandicus DSM 21543 genome is shown below.
GCGTGGTTAGGGTGTAGGCGGTGTACGTGGTCATGGTCTACGATGTGGCGGTAGAGCGGGTGGCGAAAGTGCTCAAGGTGGGGAGGCGGTACCTCACCTGGGTCCAGAACTCCGTCCTGGAAGGGGAGCTTTCCCCCGCTCGCTTCGCCCGCCTAAAGGTGGAGGTGGCCAAGGTAATTGAGTCCTCGGACGCAGTTCGCTTCTACGTGCTCCCCGATAAGGGAGCCCTTCGGGTAGAGATCCTGGGTACCTCCAAGAACGAGCCCAACCAGTTTATCTGACTGGACTTACGCGGTGCTGAAGATCCCCGATCAAATGGGCCTCCGGTGACTAGGGAGGCCCAATGATGGGGATACCACGGCCTCTTCTGCGCGCTCTAGAAGCTTTAGCTCAAAGCCCCATCCATACCTCCGCCCTGGCCGAGGAGAGCAAGCTGGCCCTGCTGGAGTGGGCGGAGGAGCAGGGCTTTCAGCCGGAAGGCGTACTGTTTGACGCTTGGTAC
Proteins encoded:
- the cas2 gene encoding CRISPR-associated endonuclease Cas2, with translation MYVVMVYDVAVERVAKVLKVGRRYLTWVQNSVLEGELSPARFARLKVEVAKVIESSDAVRFYVLPDKGALRVEILGTSKNEPNQFI